A genomic segment from Desulfonatronum lacustre DSM 10312 encodes:
- a CDS encoding PilZ domain-containing protein, whose amino-acid sequence MPSPPLQGNGEPPPRTGHKRRWPRLLFDLVLNRTICILHVNGSSTVKAGLRDLSRRSAGLQNLSGRTEVNKGDTIMFKELSRNSDFSILRWQSGTVIWSNQETDRFAVEFSEPLPYVKMSPRLIDAFAEEIPGRLLLP is encoded by the coding sequence ATGCCTAGCCCCCCTTTGCAAGGAAATGGCGAACCACCCCCGCGCACCGGCCACAAGCGGCGGTGGCCGCGACTCCTGTTCGATCTCGTTCTGAACAGGACCATCTGTATCTTGCACGTCAACGGTTCCAGCACCGTCAAGGCCGGATTGCGCGACCTCAGCAGGCGAAGCGCCGGGTTGCAGAACCTCTCTGGCCGCACGGAAGTCAACAAGGGCGACACGATCATGTTCAAAGAGCTTTCAAGAAACAGCGACTTTTCGATTCTGCGTTGGCAAAGCGGCACGGTGATCTGGAGCAACCAGGAAACCGACCGGTTCGCCGTGGAGTTCTCCGAGCCCTTGCCTTACGTCAAGATGAGCCCAAGGCTCATTGACGCCTTCGCGGAGGAGATCCCAGGCAGGCTGTTGCTGCCTTGA